One part of the Arabidopsis thaliana chromosome 1 sequence genome encodes these proteins:
- a CDS encoding Cyclophilin-like peptidyl-prolyl cis-trans isomerase family protein (Cyclophilin-like peptidyl-prolyl cis-trans isomerase family protein; FUNCTIONS IN: peptidyl-prolyl cis-trans isomerase activity; INVOLVED IN: protein folding; LOCATED IN: cellular_component unknown; EXPRESSED IN: 23 plant structures; EXPRESSED DURING: 13 growth stages; CONTAINS InterPro DOMAIN/s: Cyclophilin-like (InterPro:IPR015891), Peptidyl-prolyl cis-trans isomerase, cyclophilin-type (InterPro:IPR002130), Peptidyl-prolyl cis-trans isomerase, cyclophilin-type, conserved site (InterPro:IPR020892); BEST Arabidopsis thaliana protein match is: plant U-box 49 (TAIR:AT5G67530.1); Has 17692 Blast hits to 17552 proteins in 2716 species: Archae - 108; Bacteria - 7521; Metazoa - 2867; Fungi - 1402; Plants - 1253; Viruses - 0; Other Eukaryotes - 4541 (source: NCBI BLink).): protein MSVTLHTNLGDIKCEIFCDEVPKSAENFLALCASGYYDGTIFHRNIKGFMIQGGDPKGTGKGGTSIWGKKFNDEIRDSLKHNARGMLSMANSGPNTNGSQFFITYAKQPHLNGLYTIFGKVIHGFEVLDIMEKTQTGPGDRPLAEIRLNRVTIHANPLAG from the exons ATG TCGGTAACTTTGCACACGAACCTGGGTGACATCAAGTGCGAAATCTTCTGTGACGAGGTTCCCAAGAGTGCTGAG AACTTTTTGGCGTTGTGTGCTAGTGGCTACTACGATGGTACTATCTTTCATAGAAATATCAAAGGGTTCATGATTCAAGGAGGAGACCCCAAGGGGACCGGAAAAGGAGGAACTAGCATCTGGGGCAAGAAATTCAATGATGAGATCCGAGACTCCCTTAAG CACAATGCAAGAGGGATGCTGTCAATGGCAAACAGCGGTCCAAACACCAACGGAAGCCAGTTCTTCATAACCTATGCAAAACAACCACATCTCAATGGATTATACACCATCTTTGGCAAAGTCATTCATGGCTTCGAAGTGCTTGACATTATGGAAAAG ACTCAAACAGGACCAGGAGATAGGCCGCTTGCTGAGATAAGGCTAAACCGTGTGACGATCCACGCCAATCCACTTGCTGGTTAA